The Magnetospirillum sp. genome includes a region encoding these proteins:
- a CDS encoding DUF1150 family protein has product MNQSTAGSEPMSAEAFAALGVQGVAYVRRLVETLPGESAPRPIYAIFAADGERIGTAPDRDLAFAAIRQHELEPRDAM; this is encoded by the coding sequence ATGAACCAATCCACCGCCGGTTCCGAACCCATGTCGGCCGAAGCTTTTGCCGCATTGGGTGTGCAGGGTGTCGCCTATGTGCGGCGCCTTGTCGAGACGTTGCCCGGCGAATCAGCTCCGCGCCCGATCTATGCGATTTTTGCCGCCGACGGCGAGCGCATCGGCACAGCCCCCGACCGCGATCTGGCGTTTGCCGCCATTCGCCAGCACGAACTCGAGCCGCGCGACGCAATGTAA
- a CDS encoding NUDIX hydrolase encodes MTADDVPPIRRLGRRAVFENRVWRVFADAIADASGAQVPDYLVLEAKAVPANAIGGVAVLPILADGRVALLRNWRHAIDGWSWEAAKGFVEAGEDPAAAALRELAEETGLACTAGDLVSLGSVHAEPAAMATRAALYVARNCTALADHVLETDEAGLGRVAFFDAAAADELWQTGEMRDALSLLLLARRSVALKAP; translated from the coding sequence GTGACCGCCGACGACGTCCCGCCAATCCGCCGCCTCGGCCGGCGCGCGGTTTTCGAGAACCGCGTCTGGCGCGTGTTCGCCGACGCGATCGCCGACGCAAGCGGCGCACAGGTGCCGGACTATCTGGTGCTCGAAGCCAAAGCGGTTCCCGCCAACGCGATCGGCGGGGTGGCCGTCTTGCCGATCCTGGCCGACGGGCGCGTCGCGTTGCTGCGCAATTGGCGCCACGCGATCGACGGCTGGAGTTGGGAAGCGGCCAAAGGTTTCGTAGAAGCGGGCGAAGATCCGGCCGCAGCGGCGTTGCGCGAACTCGCCGAGGAAACGGGGCTTGCCTGCACGGCAGGCGATCTCGTGTCGCTCGGCAGCGTGCATGCGGAGCCCGCCGCCATGGCGACGCGGGCAGCCCTCTATGTCGCGCGCAATTGCACCGCGCTTGCGGACCATGTGCTGGAAACGGACGAAGCCGGGCTCGGCCGCGTGGCGTTTTTCGACGCCGCCGCGGCCGACGAACTCTGGCAGACCGGCGAAATGCGCGACGCTTTGAGCCTGCTGCTGCTCGCGCGCCGCTCGGTCGCCCTTAAAGCGCCTTGA
- a CDS encoding nucleotidyltransferase family protein gives MAKALDAIDVAVLAGGLGTRLAATVPGLPKALAPVAARPFVEHLLDWLGAQGARRIVLLLGHRAEQLEAHLADHPRAGIAFETSIEPQPLGTGGAIGFARAKLRSDPILVVNGDTFVDADLAPMLAAHRRSGSPATLLAVEVADAARYGRLDIADGRLRAFVEKDASFAGPAAINAGVYLLSQALLARIAAQGPGSLERDVFAALAPGTLGVHLDRAARFVDIGTPESWQSAASIVAKETP, from the coding sequence ATGGCAAAAGCGCTCGATGCGATCGACGTCGCGGTCCTGGCCGGCGGGCTCGGTACAAGGCTTGCCGCGACCGTGCCCGGCCTGCCCAAAGCGCTCGCACCCGTGGCGGCGCGCCCCTTCGTCGAACATCTGCTCGATTGGCTCGGCGCCCAAGGGGCGCGGCGCATCGTGTTGCTGCTCGGCCATCGCGCCGAACAGCTCGAAGCGCATCTGGCCGACCATCCGCGCGCGGGCATCGCGTTCGAGACCAGCATCGAACCGCAGCCGCTCGGCACCGGCGGCGCGATCGGCTTTGCGCGCGCGAAGCTGCGCAGCGATCCCATCCTCGTCGTGAACGGCGACACGTTCGTGGACGCGGATCTTGCGCCGATGCTTGCCGCCCATCGAAGAAGCGGATCGCCTGCAACCTTGCTGGCGGTCGAAGTCGCCGACGCAGCACGCTACGGCCGCCTCGACATCGCCGACGGCAGGCTCCGGGCCTTCGTCGAAAAAGACGCAAGCTTCGCCGGTCCCGCCGCGATCAATGCCGGCGTGTATCTGCTGTCGCAAGCTTTGCTCGCCCGCATCGCCGCCCAAGGGCCGGGCTCGCTCGAGCGCGACGTTTTTGCGGCCCTTGCGCCGGGCACACTCGGCGTGCATCTCGACCGTGCGGCGCGCTTCGTCGATATCGGCACGCCCGAAAGCTGGCAGTCGGCCGCATCCATCGTTGCGAAAGAAACGCCGTGA
- the raiA gene encoding ribosome-associated translation inhibitor RaiA, producing the protein MQLSVSGKRLDVGDSLRNHVGKILQAAVDRYFGRALEGKVVFERQRHIFRADISVHVRRGMTLQSHHEASDPYAAFDGAVERLDHRLKRHKGRIKDRKRGKGADADDGVFEAARYAVIETEAETLDQAQLAAPIVAEMTTDIGTHSVGEAVARLDLGQKPVLMFRNSANGQFNVVYRRADGAIGWIDPGAQSATSAKR; encoded by the coding sequence ATGCAGTTGTCAGTAAGCGGCAAGCGCCTCGATGTCGGCGATTCGTTGCGCAACCATGTCGGCAAGATTCTCCAAGCGGCGGTCGATCGCTATTTCGGCCGCGCCCTCGAAGGCAAGGTCGTGTTCGAACGCCAGCGCCATATCTTCCGCGCCGACATTTCGGTGCATGTGCGCCGCGGCATGACGCTGCAGAGCCACCACGAAGCAAGCGACCCCTATGCCGCCTTCGACGGTGCGGTCGAACGGCTCGACCATCGCCTGAAGCGCCACAAGGGCCGCATCAAGGACCGCAAGCGCGGCAAGGGTGCGGACGCCGACGACGGCGTATTCGAAGCCGCCCGCTATGCCGTGATCGAAACGGAAGCCGAAACGCTCGACCAAGCGCAGCTCGCCGCCCCCATCGTTGCGGAAATGACGACCGACATCGGCACGCACAGCGTGGGCGAAGCGGTCGCACGCCTCGATCTCGGCCAGAAACCGGTGCTGATGTTCCGCAACAGCGCCAACGGCCAATTCAACGTCGTCTATCGGCGCGCGGACGGAGCGATCGGTTGGATCGATCCGGGCGCGCAATCCGCCACCTCGGCCAAACGCTAG
- the ptsN gene encoding PTS IIA-like nitrogen regulatory protein PtsN: MELTEFLAPEAVLASVRATNKKQVLHEIARKAAELSSVEERLILDVVLERERLGTTGVGNGIAIPHGKLAGLKRLYGVFARLEKPVDFEAIDEQPVDLIFMLLAPEGAGADHLKALARVSRLLRDRRMCEKLRGSDRADALYALLTEHAASHAA, translated from the coding sequence ATGGAACTCACCGAATTTCTCGCCCCCGAAGCGGTCCTCGCCTCGGTTCGCGCCACCAACAAAAAGCAGGTGCTGCACGAGATTGCGCGCAAGGCGGCCGAGCTTTCCTCGGTCGAAGAACGCCTGATCCTCGACGTTGTGCTCGAGCGCGAACGGCTCGGCACCACGGGCGTGGGCAACGGCATCGCGATCCCGCACGGCAAGCTTGCGGGCTTGAAGCGCCTCTACGGCGTGTTCGCGCGCCTGGAAAAGCCGGTCGATTTCGAAGCGATCGACGAGCAGCCGGTCGATCTCATTTTCATGCTGCTCGCACCCGAGGGTGCGGGTGCGGACCATCTGAAGGCGCTCGCCCGCGTCTCGCGGCTGCTGCGCGACCGGCGCATGTGCGAAAAACTGCGCGGCTCGGACCGCGCCGACGCGCTCTACGCGCTTTTGACCGAACACGCTGCCAGCCACGCGGCCTGA
- a CDS encoding response regulator: MNMRTAHILIVDDDREIRRLIVRLLTENGLRATAVGDAREADAALAAGRFDLVVLDLMLPGEDGLSIARRMRATSDVPILMLTARGGEIDRIVGLEMGADDYLAKPFSPRELVARIRAILRRTGERSDEAPKTRSFRFAGWRVDAARRELHRPDGALVPTTDAEFDLLWAFLERPQRVLSREQLLDLARGRAAQLFDRSIDVAVMRLRRKIEPDPTKPEIIRTVRNGGYMFAADVEAGT, translated from the coding sequence ATGAACATGCGCACCGCCCATATTCTGATCGTCGACGACGACCGCGAGATAAGACGCCTCATCGTGCGGCTGCTGACCGAGAACGGCCTGCGCGCCACGGCCGTCGGCGATGCGCGCGAAGCCGACGCCGCCCTCGCGGCCGGGCGCTTCGATCTCGTGGTGCTCGATTTGATGCTGCCCGGCGAAGACGGGCTTTCGATCGCGCGCCGCATGCGCGCAACAAGCGACGTGCCGATCCTGATGCTGACCGCGCGCGGCGGCGAGATCGACCGCATCGTCGGGCTCGAGATGGGTGCGGACGACTATCTCGCCAAACCTTTCAGCCCGCGCGAGCTGGTGGCGCGCATCCGCGCCATTCTGCGCCGCACGGGCGAGCGCAGCGACGAAGCGCCCAAGACGCGCAGCTTCCGCTTTGCGGGCTGGCGCGTGGACGCCGCACGCCGCGAACTGCACCGGCCCGACGGGGCGCTCGTGCCCACGACAGACGCCGAATTCGATCTCCTGTGGGCCTTTCTCGAGCGCCCGCAACGCGTGCTGAGCCGCGAGCAGCTGCTCGATCTGGCGCGCGGGCGAGCCGCGCAATTGTTCGACCGTTCGATCGACGTGGCCGTGATGCGCCTGCGCCGCAAGATCGAACCCGATCCGACCAAACCCGAAATCATCCGCACCGTGCGCAACGGCGGCTACATGTTCGCCGCCGACGTCGAGGCAGGCACGTGA
- the rpoN gene encoding RNA polymerase factor sigma-54, which translates to MNRLAPRLDLRQTQQLVMTPQLQQAIKLLQLSNLEVAQFVEEELAQNPLLERDEPGAESGAAEIVDRGEAPDLARADAETSLLDPVAGAAQSNEAPLDIDYDNNFSKGADEPQGEGEFLGEWKGTGGRSDFEDSEFGLEQTLARPVSLREHLLAQAGVDFAEPVDRIIAARLVDLIDDCGYLTAPLGELAAKLDIDEAEIERVLKRCQRFDPPGIFARSLKECLALQLAERNRLDPCMEKLLENLDLLAKRDVATLQRLCACDNEDLQDMVAELRSLDPKPGLAFDRALASPIVPDVLMRLAADRSWIIELNQETLPRVLVNTRYHARVHGAVRTKQEKEFVAERLHAANWLVKSLHQRAQTILKVSVEIVRQQDGFFRGGVRHLKPLVLRDIAAAIDMHESTVSRVTTNKFIATPHGIFELKYFFTSAIPASGGGDAHSAEAVRDHIRGLIDAETATEILSDDRIVELLKASGIDIARRTVAKYREAMNIASSVQRRREKASGF; encoded by the coding sequence ATGAACCGTCTTGCCCCGCGCCTCGACCTGCGCCAGACGCAGCAGCTCGTGATGACGCCGCAGCTGCAGCAGGCGATCAAGCTTCTGCAGCTCTCCAATCTGGAAGTCGCCCAATTCGTCGAAGAGGAGCTTGCGCAAAATCCGCTGCTCGAGCGCGACGAGCCGGGTGCCGAAAGCGGAGCCGCCGAAATCGTCGACCGCGGCGAAGCGCCCGATCTGGCGCGTGCCGACGCCGAAACCTCGCTGCTCGATCCGGTGGCGGGTGCGGCCCAGTCGAACGAAGCCCCGCTCGACATCGACTACGACAACAATTTCAGCAAGGGTGCCGACGAGCCGCAGGGCGAAGGCGAGTTCCTCGGCGAATGGAAGGGGACCGGCGGGCGCTCGGATTTCGAGGATTCGGAATTCGGCCTCGAACAGACACTGGCACGCCCGGTTTCGCTGCGCGAACATCTGCTGGCGCAAGCGGGAGTCGATTTCGCCGAGCCCGTCGACCGCATCATCGCGGCCCGCCTCGTCGATCTCATCGACGATTGCGGCTACTTGACAGCGCCGCTCGGCGAGCTTGCTGCCAAGCTCGACATCGACGAGGCGGAGATCGAACGCGTGTTGAAGCGCTGCCAGCGCTTCGATCCGCCCGGCATCTTCGCGCGCAGCCTCAAAGAGTGCTTGGCCCTGCAATTGGCCGAGCGCAACCGTCTCGACCCGTGCATGGAAAAGCTGCTCGAAAATCTCGATCTGCTGGCCAAGCGCGACGTCGCCACGCTGCAGCGTCTGTGCGCCTGCGACAACGAAGATCTGCAGGACATGGTGGCCGAGCTGCGCAGCCTCGACCCCAAGCCAGGGCTCGCCTTCGACCGGGCACTTGCAAGCCCGATCGTGCCCGACGTTTTGATGCGCCTGGCCGCCGACCGCAGCTGGATCATCGAGCTCAACCAGGAAACGCTGCCGCGCGTGCTTGTCAACACGCGCTATCACGCGCGCGTGCACGGGGCCGTGCGCACCAAGCAGGAAAAGGAATTCGTCGCCGAGCGGCTGCATGCGGCCAACTGGCTCGTCAAATCGCTGCACCAGCGCGCGCAGACGATTCTCAAAGTGTCGGTCGAGATCGTGCGCCAGCAGGACGGGTTCTTCCGCGGCGGCGTGCGCCATCTGAAGCCGCTCGTGCTGCGCGACATCGCGGCCGCCATCGACATGCACGAATCGACCGTGAGCCGGGTCACGACCAACAAGTTCATCGCGACCCCGCACGGCATCTTCGAACTCAAATATTTTTTCACCTCGGCGATCCCGGCCTCGGGCGGGGGCGACGCGCATTCGGCCGAGGCCGTGCGCGACCATATCCGCGGCCTGATCGATGCCGAGACCGCAACGGAGATCCTGTCCGACGACCGCATCGTCGAGCTGCTCAAAGCCAGCGGCATCGACATTGCAAGACGTACGGTCGCCAAGTATCGCGAGGCGATGAACATCGCTTCGTCGGTCCAGCGCAGACGCGAAAAAGCGTCGGGTTTCTAG
- a CDS encoding Hsp20 family protein — MTRLSLFNNPLLLGFDEFERTIDRIAKHAAEGYPPYNIEQIGENGLRITLAVAGFGLDDLSITVENNQLAIRGKQTDEQGRVYIHRGIAARQFQRSFVLADGIEVTGSTLDNGLLHIDLMRPLAEPKARSIPIRSGANAAKNKTIDVGAARLDDQAATPAASKER, encoded by the coding sequence ATGACGCGTTTGTCGCTGTTCAACAATCCGCTGCTGCTTGGATTCGACGAATTCGAGCGCACGATCGACCGCATTGCCAAACATGCGGCCGAAGGCTATCCGCCCTACAATATCGAGCAGATCGGCGAAAACGGTCTGCGCATCACGCTCGCCGTCGCCGGCTTCGGGCTCGACGATCTGTCGATCACGGTCGAGAACAACCAGCTTGCGATCCGCGGCAAGCAGACCGACGAGCAGGGCCGCGTCTATATCCATCGCGGCATCGCCGCCCGCCAATTCCAGCGCAGTTTCGTGCTTGCCGACGGCATCGAAGTGACGGGCTCCACGCTCGACAATGGCCTCTTGCACATCGACCTGATGCGCCCCTTGGCCGAGCCCAAAGCGCGCTCGATCCCCATTCGCAGCGGTGCCAACGCCGCGAAGAACAAGACGATCGACGTGGGCGCAGCCCGCCTCGACGACCAAGCGGCAACCCCAGCCGCGAGCAAGGAGCGTTGA
- a CDS encoding Spy/CpxP family protein refolding chaperone — protein MKTRIVAALALSLVAGAALAQDRPAREHDRRPDHMSDRSQGMLDRMCRDGDARLASRLSYTEAKVKPTSEQRAAWDAFARDARAAAEPIKRLCATPTAAAPANDAAASLARRETVMAAMLEGMKTIRPALERLQLALNDQQKAALAETFEHRGRGHGHGMR, from the coding sequence ATGAAGACTCGCATCGTTGCAGCCCTCGCTTTGTCGCTTGTCGCCGGTGCGGCCCTCGCCCAGGACCGTCCCGCACGCGAGCACGATCGCCGCCCCGACCACATGTCGGACCGGTCGCAAGGCATGCTCGACCGCATGTGCCGCGACGGGGATGCGCGGCTCGCCAGCCGCCTTTCCTATACGGAAGCCAAGGTGAAGCCGACATCCGAGCAGCGTGCGGCGTGGGACGCGTTCGCGCGCGACGCGCGTGCGGCGGCCGAGCCCATTAAGCGCCTGTGCGCTACCCCGACGGCGGCCGCTCCGGCCAACGACGCGGCGGCAAGCCTGGCGCGCCGCGAAACCGTCATGGCTGCCATGCTTGAGGGGATGAAGACGATCCGCCCGGCCCTCGAGCGGCTGCAACTGGCCCTCAACGACCAGCAGAAAGCCGCCCTTGCCGAAACGTTCGAGCATCGCGGGCGCGGCCACGGGCACGGCATGCGGTAG
- a CDS encoding methyl-accepting chemotaxis protein, with the protein MKNIPIAPKIYAVLLLLSFVAAALSVSGIRALSDLRDDVNKITGEATRILHGGRGTANLLAYARAVEFLPIELTADSRTKMEALVEDEHRRFIARLDQLQPLLLSEELRAAVTRARAILARHKAQADTIKSLSRDGKFEEAGKIAYEFSGLIDEIRAQIRPIEDRSLAGFTAAAKAVEDNYQGAKTFSISLTAGGVLGALLLGTAIIFIGILMPLKRVMAAMRETAAGNLDIAIPHKDQTEEIGKLATALQVFQDAGKEKLRLEAEQRAAAAEAERQKKQALLDMAETVERETSAAVESIAATTRQVDNAAQGMTTLAQEVSTDSQSVAAASEEALVNVQTVSSAAEELSASIREISGQVARASSVTKHAVASGEKAQATIRSLSDAVAKISEVTKLIGQIAGQTNLLALNATIEAARAGDAGKGFAVVASEVKNLANQTGRSTEDIDRQVGEIQAATEAAVAAVAEIGERIREVDEVASAIAAAMEEQGAATQEIARNVGQTAEASREVSSKIQNVSREADSVGNSAAEVRAAIASVTKNVEGLRQILVRVVRTSTQDANRRKFPRFAIQASVDVYDGSGARIEGTLVDASEGGAHVRTNHAMRSGERGTLRFDGLSQTLAFTVRERFNDQIHLEFEKPPADYAPWLGRRSAGLKAL; encoded by the coding sequence ATGAAAAACATTCCGATTGCGCCAAAAATCTACGCCGTGCTGTTGCTGCTGTCCTTTGTGGCCGCTGCATTGTCAGTCAGTGGGATCCGCGCGCTCTCGGACCTCAGAGACGATGTGAACAAAATCACCGGTGAGGCCACGCGCATTCTGCACGGGGGCCGGGGTACTGCAAATCTGCTTGCGTATGCCCGCGCGGTCGAGTTTTTGCCGATCGAATTGACTGCAGATTCGCGCACAAAAATGGAAGCATTGGTCGAGGACGAGCATCGTCGGTTTATCGCGCGGCTCGACCAGTTACAGCCGCTGCTCTTGTCGGAAGAGCTGCGGGCGGCAGTCACGCGCGCGCGCGCGATTTTGGCACGCCACAAGGCCCAGGCCGACACGATCAAAAGCCTGTCGCGCGACGGCAAGTTCGAGGAAGCCGGCAAGATTGCCTATGAGTTCAGCGGCCTGATCGACGAAATCCGCGCTCAAATTCGTCCGATCGAAGACCGAAGCCTGGCCGGATTTACTGCGGCCGCGAAAGCTGTTGAAGACAACTATCAGGGCGCCAAAACGTTTTCGATCAGCCTCACCGCAGGCGGCGTTCTGGGGGCATTGCTTCTGGGCACGGCGATTATCTTTATCGGCATTTTGATGCCGCTCAAGCGCGTCATGGCGGCGATGCGCGAGACGGCGGCGGGCAATTTGGACATCGCGATCCCGCACAAGGACCAGACCGAGGAAATCGGCAAACTCGCGACCGCCCTGCAAGTGTTCCAGGATGCCGGCAAAGAGAAACTGCGCCTGGAGGCCGAACAGAGGGCGGCAGCAGCCGAAGCCGAGCGCCAGAAAAAGCAGGCATTGCTCGACATGGCCGAAACGGTCGAGCGCGAAACCTCCGCTGCCGTCGAATCGATCGCGGCCACTACGCGCCAAGTCGACAATGCTGCGCAGGGCATGACGACCTTGGCGCAGGAAGTGTCGACCGACAGCCAGTCGGTTGCAGCGGCCTCCGAAGAAGCGCTCGTCAATGTGCAGACCGTGTCGTCGGCGGCCGAAGAATTGTCGGCCTCGATCCGCGAGATCTCGGGCCAGGTCGCGCGTGCGTCGAGTGTGACCAAGCACGCGGTCGCGAGCGGCGAGAAGGCGCAGGCGACGATCCGCTCGCTGTCGGACGCGGTCGCGAAAATTTCGGAAGTGACGAAGCTCATCGGCCAGATCGCAGGCCAAACCAACCTGCTCGCGCTCAACGCGACCATCGAAGCCGCGCGCGCGGGCGATGCCGGCAAGGGCTTTGCGGTCGTGGCCTCGGAGGTCAAGAACCTCGCCAACCAGACGGGTCGTTCGACCGAAGACATCGACCGTCAGGTCGGCGAGATCCAGGCCGCGACCGAAGCGGCCGTGGCAGCCGTCGCCGAAATCGGCGAGCGCATCCGCGAGGTGGACGAGGTCGCAAGCGCCATTGCGGCCGCCATGGAAGAGCAGGGGGCCGCCACGCAGGAGATCGCGCGCAATGTCGGCCAGACGGCCGAAGCCTCGCGCGAGGTCTCCTCGAAGATCCAGAACGTCAGCCGCGAAGCCGACTCGGTCGGCAACTCGGCGGCCGAAGTGCGCGCGGCGATCGCGTCGGTCACCAAAAACGTCGAGGGTCTGCGCCAGATCCTGGTGCGCGTGGTGCGCACCTCCACGCAAGACGCCAACCGGCGCAAGTTCCCGCGCTTTGCGATCCAGGCCAGCGTGGACGTCTACGACGGCAGCGGCGCGCGCATCGAGGGCACGCTGGTCGACGCTTCGGAAGGCGGGGCGCATGTGCGCACCAATCATGCGATGCGCAGCGGCGAGCGCGGCACTTTGCGTTTCGACGGGCTGTCGCAGACGCTGGCCTTTACCGTGCGCGAGCGCTTCAACGACCAGATCCATCTCGAGTTCGAAAAGCCGCCTGCCGACTACGCGCCGTGGCTCGGCCGCCGCAGCGCAGGTCTCAAGGCGCTTTAA
- a CDS encoding ATP-binding protein — protein sequence MKRIAWLDGIAARIAAVSILGLVLAQLAAVGVALLLRPHELQVFQARWLVDTTSDVAREVFTRPPGERARALRERPEVAHLSFALQPTFETDAEPRRPRGPGGRLQRGIAERLPPGYRVEVDLVAFAPGRAWNAPDRYIRRVPDEASVWNEGTGGVVPGSFVLAVRGPDGTWLVVRPKEAQIGWGWIVFAAWLAATAAAGAFAAWWAAHRLVRPLAALAREAARAGAGLAPLTQAAKDAPREVRTIGEALARMRGQLVRHVEDRTQLLAAVSHDLRTPLTRLRLRAEGIGDESERAKALGDLEEMERMIGETLAFARADALEAAPERFDLAALVQTLVDERIDMDRPVEYEGPASLVIEGRAGALKRALANLIDNALAYAGPARVRLGVEADAIAVVVSDDGPGIPADRLEDVFRPFVRLEASRSRETGGAGLGLAVARDVARAHGGDVTLANRRPKGLEARLTLPKIAGPKIA from the coding sequence GTGAAACGCATCGCTTGGCTCGACGGCATTGCCGCGCGCATTGCGGCCGTCTCGATCCTCGGGCTGGTGCTGGCGCAATTGGCCGCCGTGGGCGTCGCCTTGCTGCTGCGGCCGCACGAGTTGCAGGTGTTCCAGGCACGCTGGCTCGTCGATACGACGTCGGACGTGGCGCGCGAGGTCTTCACGCGCCCGCCGGGCGAGCGCGCGCGCGCCTTGCGCGAGCGCCCCGAGGTCGCACATTTGTCGTTCGCGTTGCAACCGACCTTCGAGACCGACGCCGAACCGCGCCGGCCGCGCGGGCCGGGTGGGCGCCTGCAGCGCGGCATCGCCGAGCGGCTGCCGCCGGGCTACCGGGTCGAGGTGGATCTCGTCGCCTTCGCACCGGGCCGCGCGTGGAACGCGCCCGACCGCTATATCCGCCGCGTGCCCGACGAAGCGTCCGTCTGGAACGAAGGGACCGGCGGCGTGGTGCCCGGCAGTTTCGTGCTCGCCGTACGCGGCCCCGACGGCACCTGGCTCGTCGTGCGCCCGAAAGAAGCGCAGATCGGCTGGGGCTGGATCGTGTTCGCGGCATGGCTTGCCGCAACCGCCGCAGCGGGCGCTTTTGCCGCGTGGTGGGCCGCACACCGGCTCGTGCGCCCGCTTGCAGCCCTCGCGCGCGAAGCCGCCCGCGCCGGTGCGGGCCTCGCCCCGCTTACGCAAGCCGCCAAAGACGCGCCGCGCGAAGTGCGCACGATCGGCGAAGCCTTGGCGCGCATGCGCGGCCAGCTCGTGCGCCATGTCGAAGACCGCACGCAGCTGCTTGCCGCCGTGAGCCACGATCTGCGCACGCCGCTCACAAGACTGCGCTTGCGAGCCGAGGGAATCGGCGACGAGTCCGAGCGCGCCAAAGCGCTCGGAGATCTCGAAGAGATGGAGCGCATGATCGGCGAGACGCTCGCATTCGCGCGCGCCGACGCGCTCGAAGCGGCGCCCGAGCGTTTCGATCTTGCGGCCCTCGTGCAGACGCTCGTGGACGAGCGCATCGACATGGACCGGCCGGTCGAATACGAGGGCCCGGCGAGCCTCGTCATCGAAGGCCGCGCGGGTGCCCTCAAACGCGCACTCGCCAATCTCATCGACAACGCGCTCGCCTATGCCGGGCCGGCGCGCGTACGGCTCGGCGTCGAGGCCGACGCGATCGCCGTCGTCGTCAGCGACGACGGACCCGGCATTCCCGCCGACCGGCTCGAAGACGTGTTCCGCCCCTTCGTGCGGCTCGAAGCCTCGCGCTCGCGCGAAACCGGCGGGGCGGGCTTGGGGCTTGCGGTCGCGCGCGACGTCGCCCGCGCGCATGGCGGCGACGTAACGCTCGCCAATCGCAGGCCCAAAGGCCTCGAGGCGCGCCTCACGCTGCCGAAAATCGCCGGACCGAAAATCGCTTGA